The window AAACCCTCAGGTACCGCCTCCACACTATCCTTATGGCTCATCCAGCAGGTCTCTACCTGCTTGAGATCATCAAACAGTGGCGAGTCTATATCCAGGTTAACTTCGGTCTTTCCGTATTCATTTCTTCCCCCGGCAGTAATTTTGCCTCCCAGAAGAAAGGTTATAAGCTGCATGCCGTAACATATGCCCAGAATAGGTATCCCCAGGGTAAGGTACTTTTTGCTTATCCGGGGTATCTTGCCTGCACTGAGGCTGTAGGGGGAACCTGAAAATATAAGGCCTTTGGGCTTCCTGGCCATAACCTCCTCTACTGGAGTATCATAGGGAACCATTTCCGAATACACCCTGAGTTCCCTTACCCTGCGGGTAATAAGCTGACTGTACTGGCCTCCGAAATCTATAACCAGTACTGAATCCATTCCCTTCAAAGAATTATTTTCCATAAGTTATAGCCCCATTCCCACTTTTTGTTCTCTCTGATGCATTTTGCCTTCAGTTTTTATGGAAGGAGCCACCATTACCTCTGTCCTCTGAAAATCCTTTATGCTTTCATATCCACAGGTGGCCATAGAAGTCCTCAGTGCCCCAAACAGGTTAAGGGTACCGTCGTTTTCAAATGCAGGGCCAACCAATATCTGCCGCAGGCTGCCGGCTATATCAGTCTTGATTCTGGTGCCGCGGGGAAGCTCCGGATGAAAGGTGGCCATACCCCAGTGGTAGCCCCTGCCGGGAGCCTCTTTAGCCCTGGAAAGCGGCGAGCCTATCATTACCAGATCAGCACCACAGGCCACTGCTTTAGCAATATCACCACCGGTTCTCATGCCCCCGTCAGCAATAACTGCCACATAATTGCCTGTCTCTTCCAGGTGCCTCATCCTGGCTGCAGCTGCATCAGCTATAGCTGTAGCCTGGGGAACGCCAATACCCAGCACCTGCCTGGTGGTGCAGGCTGCACCGGGCCCCACTCCTACCAGCACCCCTACCGCACCGGTCCTCATCAAGTGAAGTGCACTGGAATAGGAAGCGCAACCGCCTACTATTACCGGTATGGGGCACCGGGGTATAAATTTCTTTAAGTCCAAG of the Actinomycetes bacterium genome contains:
- a CDS encoding GuaB3 family IMP dehydrogenase-related protein; translation: MEIEIGKGKTGRRAYGFDEVTIVPSRRTRDPEDVDITASLGGFDLDIPCLASAMDGVVDVTLAIEMGKIGGLAVLNLEGLQTRYDDADAQLERIAKFEPQEATRNMQEIYQEPIKEELISKRIKQIKKENVIACASLTPQKVEKYYQTAIDAGLDILVIQGTVISAEHVSQTKNPLDLKKFIPRCPIPVIVGGCASYSSALHLMRTGAVGVLVGVGPGAACTTRQVLGIGVPQATAIADAAAARMRHLEETGNYVAVIADGGMRTGGDIAKAVACGADLVMIGSPLSRAKEAPGRGYHWGMATFHPELPRGTRIKTDIAGSLRQILVGPAFENDGTLNLFGALRTSMATCGYESIKDFQRTEVMVAPSIKTEGKMHQREQKVGMGL